A region of Salvia hispanica cultivar TCC Black 2014 unplaced genomic scaffold, UniMelb_Shisp_WGS_1.0 HiC_scaffold_889, whole genome shotgun sequence DNA encodes the following proteins:
- the LOC125200280 gene encoding dual specificity tyrosine-phosphorylation-regulated kinase 2-like, which yields MAELELEAVLRFLRENGLSESESALMEDVMDKSGAGASELDKFVFPMAPPPPLLRIPSARRPEESSDDEFVSLASSTTQLCSSEFTNPYGVRTSRAASQTSSDGLTQFGTARDYPDFDMQNDLFWYKEKDEDFTMPTPHAGGDFCGDLSEDKFVTAVQAGEHVEDQAAYNFISVESIGNVASRCKKDNLKDETYKDYYELHDHIRLEQGIREQTDPHDNQLMMNWTNANFSIKQNSTYDWVDSFDNDHDLDLHTVQKNNQPNNNDDDFDFTYDRVITGELHEPQVPVNEENDTVADDELHLCETKDEEFETFNLRIIHRKNRTGFEENKEFPIVINSIIASRYYVAEFLGSAAFSKVVQAHDLYSGMDVCLKIIKNDKDFFDQSLDEIKLLKFVNKHDPADEWHILRLYDYFYHQEHLFIVTELLKANLYEFQKYNFESGGDAYFTLSRLQIITQQCLEALSYLHDLGIIHCDLKPENILIKSYRRCEIKIIDLGSSCFQSDNLSLYVQSRSYRAPEVMLGLPYDQKIDLWSVGCILAELHSGEVLFPNEAVVTLLARIIGILGPIDMEMLQNGQETNKYFTDDHELYCLNEETNELELIVPEESSLDHHLQISDSIFADFLKYLLEINPARRPTAREALQHPWLSISYT from the exons ATGGCGGAGCTTGAGCTCGAGGCGGTGCTGCGATTCCTGAGGGAGAACGGATTGTCGGAATCGGAATCAGCGCTGATGGAGGATGTGATGGACAAATCGGGAGCTGGCGCTTCCGAATTGGACAAGTTCGTCTTCCCGATGGCGCCTCCGCCTCCGCTGCTCAGAATTCCGTCGGCTCGGCGCCCGGAGGAGAGCTCCGATGATGAGTTCGTCAGCCTCGCTTCTTCTACTACTCAATTGTGCTCCTCTG AGTTTACGAACCCGTACGGGGTTCGTACGAGTCGTGCAGCTTCGCAGACCTCATCCGATGGATTGACTCAGTTTGGGACAGCTCGAGATTACCCTGATTTCGATATGCAAAATGACCTCTTCTGGTACAAGGAGAAGGACGAGGACTTTACTATGCCGACCCCCCACGCTGGAGGGGATTTTTGTGGTGATTTAAGCGAGGATAAGTTTGTAACAGCCGTGCAAGCAGGAGAGCATGTAGAGGATCAAGCTGcgtataattttatatccGTTGAGAGCATCGGTAATGTGGCAAGCCGATGCAAAAAGGACAATTTGAAGGATGAGACTTACAAAGACTATTATGAGTTGCACGATCACATTCGACTGGAACAAG GTATTCGAGAACAGACGGATCCACACGACAATCAATTGATGATGAACTGGACTAACGCTAACTTCTCCATCAAACAGAATTCTACTTATGATTGGGTGGACAGTTTTGATAATGACCACGACCTCGACCTCCATACTGTTCAGAAAAATAATCAGCCAAACAACAACGACGATGACTTTGACTTTACGTATGACAGAGTTATAACAGGAGAACTTCATGAGCCCCAGGTCCCGGTAAATGAAGAGAACGATACAGTTGCTGATGATGAACTCCACTTATGCGAGACAAAGGACGAAGAATTTGAGACATTTAATCTAAGAATTATACACCGGAAAAACAG GACCGGGTTTGAAGAGAACAAGGAGTTTCCAATTGTGATAAATAGCATTATAGCAAGTAGATACTATGTAGCTGAATTCCTCGGATCTGCTGCGTTCAGCAAAGTAGTCCAGGCACATGATCTATACTCGGGGATGGATGTTTGCTtgaaaatcattaaaaacGACAAGGACTTCTTCGACCAGAGCTTAGATGAGATCAAACTTCTGAAGTTTGTAAATAAGCACGACCCGGCTGATGAATGGCACATTTTACGCCTTTATGATTACTTCTACCACCAG GAGCATCTATTTATTGTTACGGAACTTCTCAAAGCAAACTTATATGAATTTCAGAAATACAACTTCGAATCTGGTGGAGATGCCTATTTTACATTGAGTAGGCTGCAG ATCATAACTCAACAGTGTCTAGAGGCTCTGTCGTATCTGCATGACTTAGGAATCATTCACTGTGATCTTAAGCCCGAAAACATCCTGATAAAGAGTTACCGAAGATgtgagataaaaataatcgaTCTTGGCAGCAGTTGCTTTCAGAGTGACAACCTATCCCTGTACGTTCAATCTCGTTCCTATAGGGCTCCCGAGGTTATGTTAGGCCTTCCCTACGACCAAAAGATTGATCTATGGTCTGTTGGCTGCATTTTGGCCGAGCTGCATTCTGGAGAG GTCCTATTTCCAAACGAAGCAGTTGTTACGCTTCTTGCGCGCATAATAGGAATCCTTGGTCCTATCGACATGGAAATGCTGCAGAACGGCCAGGAGACCAATAAGTATTTCACAGATgatcacgaactttattgttTGAACGAG GAAACAAATGAGCTCGAACTTATTGTCCCCGAGGAGTCCTCGTTGGATCATCACCTGCAGATTTCTGATTCCATTTTTGCGGACTTCTTGAAATACTTGCTTGAGATTAACCCAGCGAGACGACCTACGGCGAGAGAGGCACTACAGCACCCTTGGCTTTCCATTTCATACACTTGA
- the LOC125200276 gene encoding uncharacterized protein LOC125200276, giving the protein MFDEYLQCGETTGNECLKNFCQGVREIFGEHYLRSPDAALTARFLLDWHWRTHGFPGMLGSIDCMHWQWEELPNRVARPVHYRLQRRSRCPLGDRRRYFARAQESARKDVERAFGVLQSRFALVKGPTRFFYQGDIADIMYACIIMHNMIIDDEHEGVLDVTNDPSVASSSHGVSTESARQGVPHNEHERFQAFMDIHQKEAHQALQHDIIEELWARECGMRPHTGVPLRFSGISLGRSQENFRPTPEDCQFGDAPGRRVQGFKEDRLYALGVGRTPTLGKAYTTGYKSKNPRNPRGP; this is encoded by the exons ATGTTCGATGAGTATCTGCAATGCGGCGAGACGACTGGCAACGAGTGCCTGAAGAATTTCTGTCAGGGCGTGCGAGAGATATTTGGGGAGCACTACCTTCGCTCGCCGGACGCAGCATTGACTGCCCGGTTCCTGCTGGATTGGCATTGGAGGACCCACGGCTTTCCGGGGATGCTCGGCAGCATCGACTGTATGCACTGGCAGTGGGAAGAACTGCCCAACCGCGTGGCGAGGCCAGTTCACTACCGGCTACAAAG ACGATCGAGATGCCCACTCGGAGATAGAAGAAGGTATTTTGCCCGAGCGCAAGAGTctgcgcgcaaggatgtggagagggcatttggggtgctccaatcgcgatTTGCACTGGTAAAGGGCCCGACGCGCTTTTTCTACCAGGGGGATATTGCCGatatcatgtatgcgtgcatcatcatgcataacatgatcatcGATGATGAACACGAAGGCGTCCTCGACGTCACCAACGACCCAAGTGTTGCATCATCGAGTCACGGTGTCTCAACCGAGTCCGCCCGCCAGGGTGTACCGCACAACGAACATGAACGGTTCCAGGCGTTCATGGACATACACCAGAAGGAGGCCCATCAAGCACTACAACacgatatcatcgaagaattgtgg GCGCGGGAATGTGGGATGAGACCCCACACGGGAGTCCCCCTCAGATTTTCTGGGATTTCTCTGGGGCGTTCGCAGGAAAATTTTCgccctactcccgaagattgtcaATTTGGCGATGCCCCGGGGAGAAGGGTTCAGGGTTTTAAAGAAGATAGATTGTATGCTTTGGGAGTGGGAAGAACGCCGACGCTCGGGaaggcctacacgaccggctacaagtcaaagaacccACGAAATCCTCGAGGGCCCTAG
- the LOC125200272 gene encoding putative serine/threonine-protein kinase-like protein CCR3 has protein sequence MTRSFLGIISATILLLFSVIPPPPASALGGSGATIAAVYGSSTTVCSIAAEQAIQQIQCWRDGQLLPPILPTVSFDYLAGGRDTLCAVRSGGLSLLCWNTTFAPKRIYNTSSAPLTSLAIGDAQICALRNTTSDSAICWRGNSVQFPDRFRMISSGLRFSCGVTETTNRVLCWGDGGGSSSSVQLDFANLSMFNIHVGGNHACGIDVLGIVICKGSNDTGQLNIPANTSGDYRDLALGASHTCAITRSNGSVVCWGGDDREFSSSITDGISFESIVAGFNFTCGLTRRNFSVVCWGAGWPTSANNLLPLQKTLPGPCVQTPCSCGEYPDYETLCVGDGHICAPCDPISADPALPPPRSTSPSRGLRRGLLAFAIVGSVGGFAGICSVVYCLWRSGVCFGKKKVHNSVQPTITNSGSNPPSRSSTLRRQASILMRRQRSGTSSKQHADKAAEFLFSDLAEATRNFAAENRIGAGSFGVVYRGKLPNGREVAIKRSESGSKAKKFQEKENAFESEISFLSRLHHKHLVKLVGYCEEKEERLLVYDFMKNGALYDHLHSKSNVEKSSSVINSWRMRIKIALDAARGVEYLHSYAVPPIIHRDIKSSNILLDASWTARVSDFGLSLMGPEDERDYRPMKAAGTVGYIDPEYYGLNVLTVKSDVYGFGVVLLELLTGKRAIFKNADEGGAPVSVVDYAVPAIMAGEVGRILDRRVGAAEVNEMEAVELVAYTARHCVHLEGKDRPSMSDIIINLDRALGLCEESHGSISSGTISIASD, from the coding sequence ATGACGAGATCCTTTTTGGGCATCATATCCGCCACCATTCTACTCCTTTTCTCCGTGATTCCTCCGCCGCCAGCCTCCGCGCTCGGCGGCTCCGGCGCCACCATCGCCGCCGTGTACGGATCCTCCACCACCGTCTGCTCCATAGCAGCCGAACAAGCCATCCAACAAATCCAGTGCTGGAGGGATGGCCAATTGCTGCCCCCAATCCTCCCTACCGTCTCCTTCGATTACCTCGCCGGCGGCCGTGACACTCTCTGCGCCGTCCGCTCCGGCGGCCTCAGCCTCCTCTGCTGGAACACCACCTTCGCCCCCAAACGCATCTACAACACCTCCTCCGCCCCCCTCACCTCCCTCGCAATCGGAGACGCCCAAATCTGCGCATTGAGGAATACTACTTCCGATTCTGCAATTTGCTGGCGCGGAAATTCCGTTCAATTTCCCGATCGATTTCGCATGATTTCGTCGGGGCTCCGATTTTCCTGCGGTGTTACTGAGACTACCAACAGAGTTTTGTGTTGGGGCGACGGCGGCGGCTCTTCATCTTCAGTCCAATTAGATTTTGCAAATTTGTCAATGTTCAATATCCACGTCGGCGGGAATCACGCCTGCGGAATTGACGTCTTAGGAATCGTGATTTGCAAAGGCAGCAACGACACCGGTCAACTGAATATACCGGCCAACACCTCCGGCGATTACAGAGACCTCGCGCTCGGAGCGAGCCACACGTGCGCGATCACGAGGTCCAACGGCAGCGTGGTGTGCTGGGGCGGAGATGACAGAGAGTTCTCGAGCAGCATTACCGATGGAATCTCTTTCGAATCGATTGTTGCAGGTTTCAATTTCACCTGTGGATTGACTCGCCGCAACTTCTCCGTCGTCTGCTGGGGCGCCGGATGGCCTACCAGCGCCAACAACTTGCTGCCGCTGCAGAAGACTCTCCCCGGGCCCTGCGTCCAGACGCCGTGCTCCTGCGGCGAGTATCCCGATTACGAGACGCTCTGCGTTGGAGACGGCCATATCTGCGCTCCTTGTGATCCGATTTCCGCCGATCCTGCTCTGCCTCCGCCTAGAAGCACTAGTCCTTCTCGGGGGCTGAGAAGGGGCTTATTAGCGTTCGCAATTGTAGGATCCGTCGGCGGCTTCGCAGGGATTTGCTCTGTGGTTTACTGTCTCTGGCGTAGCGGCGTTTGTTTCGGGAAGAAGAAGGTGCACAATTCCGTACAGCCGACGATCACCAATTCGGGCAGCAATCCGCCGTCGCGATCGTCGACGCTGCGGCGGCAGGCGTCGATCCTGATGCGGCGGCAGCGGAGCGGCACGTCGTCGAAGCAGCACGCCGACAAGGCGGCGGAGTTTCTCTTCTCCGATCTGGCCGAGGCCACGCGAAACTTCGCCGCCGAGAATAGAATCGGCGCCGGCAGCTTCGGCGTGGTGTACAGAGGGAAACTCCCCAACGGCCGCGAGGTGGCGATCAAGCGGAGCGAATCGGGGTCGAAAGCGAAGAAATTCCAGGAGAAGGAAAACGCGTTCGAATCGGAGATCTCGTTTCTCTCGCGATTGCATCACAAGCATTTAGTTAAATTAGTAGGCTACTGcgaggagaaagaagagaggCTTCTGGTTTACGATTTCATGAAAAATGGAGCTCTCTACGATCACCTCCACAGCAAGAGCAACGTCGAGAAAAGCAGCAGCGTCATCAATTCATGGCGGATGAGGATCAAAATCGCTCTCGACGCCGCCCGCGGCGTCGAGTACCTCCACAGCTACGCGGTCCCCCCGATCATCCACCGTGACATCAAGTCCTCCAACATCCTCCTGGACGCCAGCTGGACGGCGAGGGTGTCCGATTTCGGCCTATCCCTAATGGGGCCGGAGGACGAGAGGGACTACCGGCCCATGAAGGCCGCGGGCACGGTCGGGTACATTGACCCCGAGTATTACGGGCTCAATGTGCTGACGGTGAAGAGCGACGTGTATGGCTTTGGGGTGGTGTTGCTGGAGCTATTGACCGGGAAGCGGGCGATTTTCAAGAACGCGGACGAGGGTGGAGCGCCGGTGAGCGTGGTGGACTACGCCGTGCCAGCGATCATGGCCGGGGAAGTGGGCCGGATCCTGGACAGGCGGGTTGGGGCGGCCGAGGTGAACGAGATGGAGGCGGTGGAGCTGGTGGCGTACACGGCGAGGCATTGTGTGCATTTGGAAGGGAAGGATAGGCCTTCCATGAGTGACATTATCATTAATTTGGATCGAGCTTTGGGTCTGTGTGAAGAGAGCCATGGTAGCATTTCCAGCGGGACAATTTCCATCGCTTCGGATTGa